A single uncultured Methanolobus sp. DNA region contains:
- a CDS encoding tetratricopeptide repeat protein yields MDSDTPEEWFKLAFDAEDPEEKVEYFSLILDHDDLDPELWSNEALALVWNNKGIALSFLGHDEEALVCFKNSVRLNKSDVDVWCNMGVILFNVGNHEAAIKCYNRILRLDPSNENAWVNKGDILGVMGMHNEAIDCYSKVHKEIELDNKFAVVWNKKGLAYFGLGKYEDAVDCFNRVLKIDPDHIDAIDNLKAALSKTKQRNKEISYPDPSCL; encoded by the coding sequence ATGGATTCTGATACGCCGGAAGAATGGTTCAAATTAGCGTTTGATGCAGAAGATCCGGAAGAAAAAGTAGAATATTTTTCACTTATTCTTGATCATGATGATCTGGATCCGGAGCTATGGAGCAATGAAGCGCTTGCGCTGGTCTGGAACAATAAAGGTATAGCACTTTCTTTTCTTGGACATGATGAAGAGGCACTTGTGTGCTTTAAGAACTCGGTCCGCCTTAACAAAAGTGATGTTGATGTCTGGTGCAACATGGGTGTCATTCTTTTCAACGTCGGCAACCATGAAGCTGCGATCAAATGTTATAATCGTATTCTAAGACTTGACCCGTCAAATGAGAATGCCTGGGTTAACAAAGGCGATATTCTTGGCGTGATGGGAATGCACAACGAAGCGATCGACTGTTACAGCAAGGTCCACAAGGAGATCGAGCTTGACAACAAGTTTGCAGTTGTGTGGAACAAAAAAGGTCTTGCTTATTTTGGTCTTGGAAAATACGAAGATGCAGTTGACTGTTTTAACCGAGTCCTAAAGATAGACCCTGATCATATTGATGCAATAGATAATCTGAAAGCTGCATTGTCAAAGACAAAACAGAGAAATAAGGAGATCAGTTATCCTGATCCTTCATGTCTGTAA
- a CDS encoding molybdenum cofactor guanylyltransferase, translating to MMRTSLLLAGGLGTRMNGREKALMMLEDSTLLERSLSVLDDMSDEVIVSLRDEEQVREFSPYLQERKIVTDRIRNAGPLAGMLAGFERAEGDYVFTVACDMPYLNRTLIDMMFDMVGEHEALIPVSEYGTKEPLHAVYKRDVMLEAIENALGEGSRSILSPVSFLNDVIFLDAEVIKTIDRDFKSFVNVNTPEDMLKLER from the coding sequence ATGATGAGAACATCGCTTCTGCTTGCAGGCGGACTTGGCACCCGGATGAATGGCAGGGAAAAAGCCCTGATGATGCTGGAAGATAGCACTCTGCTGGAGCGCTCACTTTCTGTTTTGGATGATATGTCAGATGAAGTGATCGTTTCCCTGCGGGATGAAGAGCAAGTCAGAGAGTTCAGCCCCTATCTTCAGGAAAGAAAGATAGTAACGGACAGGATCAGAAACGCTGGCCCTCTTGCAGGGATGCTTGCTGGTTTTGAGAGAGCCGAAGGTGATTATGTTTTTACTGTGGCATGTGACATGCCATACCTTAACAGGACATTAATTGATATGATGTTTGACATGGTAGGTGAACATGAAGCACTCATACCGGTAAGTGAATATGGCACAAAAGAACCGTTACATGCGGTTTATAAGAGAGATGTCATGCTTGAAGCCATTGAAAATGCCCTTGGCGAAGGTAGCAGAAGTATCCTGTCACCGGTATCGTTCCTTAATGATGTTATTTTTCTTGATGCCGAAGTTATAAAGACGATAGACAGAGACTTTAAAAGTTTTGTAAACGTTAATACTCCTGAAGATATGCTGAAACTGGAAAGATGA